In a single window of the Antedon mediterranea chromosome 1, ecAntMedi1.1, whole genome shotgun sequence genome:
- the LOC140040351 gene encoding uncharacterized protein isoform X2 produces MATDINLDLMEISKWYDDRGLLRQLKVLYGDLIAVANIDKAHTTLDLLNELRNKELLSSDNTLLYETIKVTQQFGVIKRLKQCLPVKEVKITKFTRYRLNIVEFGNGLTQEDVARIDGLYNTPVKNYKDAWSMIMDLEHRQILCVCKMEEFIKNLRKLGLELAVTLLTKGEKKEEDLLQKQKNSQASRPTRYKVDTSQMVTHMEQRKSAASNISNAIDIAIPDLDKISGYYYENEAMIAWWNDWKARDQRARIEKTYIHGRFSRERRTLFFPNGRWYCCFTQQEWIQQ; encoded by the exons ATGGCAACAG ATATAAACTTGGATTTAATGGAAATTTCAAAATGGTATGATGATCGTGGCCTGCTCAGACAACTGAAGGTTTTATATGGTGATTTGATTGCAGTAGCAAACATAGACAAAGCACATACAACGTTAGACTTACTGAATGAATTAAGGAATAAGGAACTGTTAAGTTCAGATAATACTTTACTTTATGAAACAATAAAAGTAACCCAGCAGTTTGGTGTCATCAAACGTCTTAAACAATGTCTTCCCGTTAAAGAAGTTAAGATTACCAAGTTTACCAGATATCGACTAAACATTGTAGAATTTGGAAATGGACTGACACAAGAGGATGTTGCAAGAATTGATGGACTGTACAATACTCCTGTAAAGAATTATAAAGATGCTTGGAGTATGATCATGGATTTGGAACATAGACAAATATTGTGTGTATGCAAAATGGAGGAATTTATTAAAAATCTAAGAAAGCTAGGATTGGAGTTAGCGGTAACATTGCTGACCAAAGGAG aaaagaaagaagaagatcTGCTTCAAAAACAAAAGAACAGCCAggccagtaggcctactagataCAAAGTTGACACTTCGCAGATGGTTACCCATATGGAACAGCGAAAG agTGCAGCTAGCAACATCAGCAATGCAATTGACATCGCCATCCCAGATCTTGATAAAATATCGGGATACTATTACGAAAACGAAGCCATGATTGCGTGGTGGAACGACTGGAAAGCAAGAGACCAGAGGGCTCGTATCGAGAAGACGTACATTCATGGAAGATTCTCGAGAGAAAGGCGAACCTTATTTTTTCCCAATGGAAGATGGTACTGCTGCTTTACACAGCAAG aaTGGATCCAGCAATAA
- the LOC140040351 gene encoding uncharacterized protein isoform X1 produces MATDINLDLMEISKWYDDRGLLRQLKVLYGDLIAVANIDKAHTTLDLLNELRNKELLSSDNTLLYETIKVTQQFGVIKRLKQCLPVKEVKITKFTRYRLNIVEFGNGLTQEDVARIDGLYNTPVKNYKDAWSMIMDLEHRQILCVCKMEEFIKNLRKLGLELAVTLLTKGEKKEEDLLQKQKNSQASRPTRYKVDTSQMVTHMEQRKSAASNISNAIDIAIPDLDKISGYYYENEAMIAWWNDWKARDQRARIEKTYIHGRFSRERRTLFFPNGRWYCCFTQQGLLSKNQPLDR; encoded by the exons ATGGCAACAG ATATAAACTTGGATTTAATGGAAATTTCAAAATGGTATGATGATCGTGGCCTGCTCAGACAACTGAAGGTTTTATATGGTGATTTGATTGCAGTAGCAAACATAGACAAAGCACATACAACGTTAGACTTACTGAATGAATTAAGGAATAAGGAACTGTTAAGTTCAGATAATACTTTACTTTATGAAACAATAAAAGTAACCCAGCAGTTTGGTGTCATCAAACGTCTTAAACAATGTCTTCCCGTTAAAGAAGTTAAGATTACCAAGTTTACCAGATATCGACTAAACATTGTAGAATTTGGAAATGGACTGACACAAGAGGATGTTGCAAGAATTGATGGACTGTACAATACTCCTGTAAAGAATTATAAAGATGCTTGGAGTATGATCATGGATTTGGAACATAGACAAATATTGTGTGTATGCAAAATGGAGGAATTTATTAAAAATCTAAGAAAGCTAGGATTGGAGTTAGCGGTAACATTGCTGACCAAAGGAG aaaagaaagaagaagatcTGCTTCAAAAACAAAAGAACAGCCAggccagtaggcctactagataCAAAGTTGACACTTCGCAGATGGTTACCCATATGGAACAGCGAAAG agTGCAGCTAGCAACATCAGCAATGCAATTGACATCGCCATCCCAGATCTTGATAAAATATCGGGATACTATTACGAAAACGAAGCCATGATTGCGTGGTGGAACGACTGGAAAGCAAGAGACCAGAGGGCTCGTATCGAGAAGACGTACATTCATGGAAGATTCTCGAGAGAAAGGCGAACCTTATTTTTTCCCAATGGAAGATGGTACTGCTGCTTTACACAGCAAGGTCTGCTCTCAAAGAATCAGCCTTTAGATAGATAG
- the LOC140040351 gene encoding uncharacterized protein isoform X3 yields MEISKWYDDRGLLRQLKVLYGDLIAVANIDKAHTTLDLLNELRNKELLSSDNTLLYETIKVTQQFGVIKRLKQCLPVKEVKITKFTRYRLNIVEFGNGLTQEDVARIDGLYNTPVKNYKDAWSMIMDLEHRQILCVCKMEEFIKNLRKLGLELAVTLLTKGEKKEEDLLQKQKNSQASRPTRYKVDTSQMVTHMEQRKSAASNISNAIDIAIPDLDKISGYYYENEAMIAWWNDWKARDQRARIEKTYIHGRFSRERRTLFFPNGRWYCCFTQQGLLSKNQPLDR; encoded by the exons ATGGAAATTTCAAAATGGTATGATGATCGTGGCCTGCTCAGACAACTGAAGGTTTTATATGGTGATTTGATTGCAGTAGCAAACATAGACAAAGCACATACAACGTTAGACTTACTGAATGAATTAAGGAATAAGGAACTGTTAAGTTCAGATAATACTTTACTTTATGAAACAATAAAAGTAACCCAGCAGTTTGGTGTCATCAAACGTCTTAAACAATGTCTTCCCGTTAAAGAAGTTAAGATTACCAAGTTTACCAGATATCGACTAAACATTGTAGAATTTGGAAATGGACTGACACAAGAGGATGTTGCAAGAATTGATGGACTGTACAATACTCCTGTAAAGAATTATAAAGATGCTTGGAGTATGATCATGGATTTGGAACATAGACAAATATTGTGTGTATGCAAAATGGAGGAATTTATTAAAAATCTAAGAAAGCTAGGATTGGAGTTAGCGGTAACATTGCTGACCAAAGGAG aaaagaaagaagaagatcTGCTTCAAAAACAAAAGAACAGCCAggccagtaggcctactagataCAAAGTTGACACTTCGCAGATGGTTACCCATATGGAACAGCGAAAG agTGCAGCTAGCAACATCAGCAATGCAATTGACATCGCCATCCCAGATCTTGATAAAATATCGGGATACTATTACGAAAACGAAGCCATGATTGCGTGGTGGAACGACTGGAAAGCAAGAGACCAGAGGGCTCGTATCGAGAAGACGTACATTCATGGAAGATTCTCGAGAGAAAGGCGAACCTTATTTTTTCCCAATGGAAGATGGTACTGCTGCTTTACACAGCAAGGTCTGCTCTCAAAGAATCAGCCTTTAGATAGATAG